A stretch of the Panicum virgatum strain AP13 chromosome 9N, P.virgatum_v5, whole genome shotgun sequence genome encodes the following:
- the LOC120689665 gene encoding putative glycine-rich cell wall structural protein 1, translated as MARTKFVALSFIVLLSIGLSNAARVSRYVSAGGGGGGGGGGGSGDGSGSGYGSGSGYGQASGSSGGVYASGGGGGEGGGGGQNGGSSYGSGSGSGYGGASGYGSNGGAYAQGGGQGGGGGGGQNGGSGSGSGSGSGYGQAGGYGPYGGGYAQGSGQGGGGGGGQNGGSGSGSGSGSGYGQAGGYGPYGGGYAQAGGQGGGGGGGQYGGSGQGSGSGSGYGQAGGYGPYGGGYAQAGGQGGGGGGGQSGPGGSGYGNGSGSGSGSAGSGTGHP; from the coding sequence ATGGCTAGAACCAAGTTCGTGGCACTTAGCTTCATTGTCCTCCTCAGCATTGGACTATCCAATGCTGCAAGGGTTTCTCGATATGTGAGTGCTGGgggtggaggtggcggaggaggaggtggtgggtcTGGGGATGGTTCAGGATCGGGTTATGGTTCAGGCTCCGGGTATGGCCAGGCAAGTGGGTCTTCCGGTGGAGTATATGCTAGTGGAGGCGGTGGGGGTGAAggtggtggaggcggccaaAATGGAGGATCTAGCTACGGTTCAGGCTCCGGCTCTGGGTATGGTGGGGCTAGTGGGTACGGGTCTAATGGTGGAGCGTATGCTCAGGGAGGTGGtcaaggtggtggaggaggaggtggacaaAATGGTGgctctggttctggttctggttctggttccGGGTATGGTCAAGCAGGTGGGTATGGGCCCTATGGCGGAGGGTACGCGCAGGGTAGTGGtcaaggtggaggtggtggcggtggacAAAATGGTGGTTCTGGAAGTGgatctggttctggttctgggtATGGTCAAGCCGGTGGCTATGGCCCGTATGGTGGTGGGTATGCTCAAGCAGGTGGCcaaggtggtggtggaggtggtggacAGTACGGTGGTTCTGGACAAGGTTCCGGTTCTGGTTCAGGTTATGGCCAAGCTGGTGGATATGGACCTTATGGTGGTGGATATGCTCAGGCTGGTGGtcaaggcggtggtggcggtggtgggcaAAGTGGTCCAGGTGGCAGCGGATATGGGAATGGCTCAGGAAGTGGTTCTGGATCTGCTGGTAGTGGCACTGGACACCCATAA